The Denitrificimonas caeni genome has a segment encoding these proteins:
- a CDS encoding chorismate--pyruvate lyase family protein, with protein MSSNQPCPNSALWRTTPTSSAILNTWLFDQGSLTQRLTQQCQGVFNVQVLKEGWQPLSDAECQALAIAQHSLGWVREVFLCDGQQPWVFARSVAGQAQLQAVGFDLSQLGRRSLGELLFSQQAFQRGALEISQIPCQQLPEIAQQQALNHSFLWARRSCFTKNALGVLVAEVFLPKLWQDSGLNL; from the coding sequence GTGTCCAGCAACCAACCCTGCCCTAACAGCGCCCTATGGCGCACCACTCCCACATCTTCTGCCATTTTAAATACTTGGCTTTTTGATCAAGGCTCGTTAACCCAACGCTTAACGCAACAGTGCCAAGGGGTGTTTAATGTGCAGGTACTAAAAGAAGGCTGGCAACCACTCAGCGATGCTGAGTGCCAAGCTTTAGCCATTGCTCAACATAGCCTAGGCTGGGTGCGCGAAGTGTTTTTATGTGATGGCCAGCAGCCTTGGGTATTTGCTCGTAGCGTGGCCGGGCAAGCACAGCTGCAAGCGGTTGGTTTTGATCTCAGCCAACTGGGCCGCCGCTCCCTTGGCGAACTATTATTTAGCCAGCAAGCTTTTCAGCGTGGGGCTTTAGAAATCAGTCAAATACCTTGCCAGCAACTACCTGAAATTGCCCAACAACAAGCGCTCAACCATAGTTTTTTATGGGCGCGGCGCTCCTGCTTCACAAAAAACGCATTAGGCGTACTGGTGGCAGAGGTTTTTCTGCCCAAACTTTGGCAGGATAGCGGGCTCAACCTGTAA
- a CDS encoding response regulator, with product MSKVSVLVVDDASFIRDLIKKGLRSHFPGIQIDEAVNGRKAQQMLGVQKFDLVLCDWEMPEMSGLELLTWFRQQSEFKATPFIMVTSRGDKDNVVQAIQSGVSDYIGKPFTQEQLSTKVTKALSRSGRLAALSASAPNKHLSTGVANDSLSALTAHQAPAVPTPTAAAKAPASSPLLAPAAPVAAAASSSGALRGQGQARLRLSNGEFACVIKALSLKEALLVVKRSDNLPQVLDSAVLDLEQGEEAEIARLNAYVHSVSALEARPDSEWLQIACRFVDSDPKKLDYLSRLIARGTAQRHFSPSA from the coding sequence ATGAGTAAAGTCAGTGTTTTAGTCGTTGATGATGCCTCATTTATTCGCGATTTAATTAAGAAAGGTCTACGCAGCCATTTCCCTGGTATCCAGATTGATGAAGCAGTAAACGGCCGTAAAGCCCAACAAATGCTTGGCGTGCAAAAGTTTGATCTGGTTTTGTGCGATTGGGAAATGCCAGAAATGAGCGGCTTAGAATTGCTGACCTGGTTTCGGCAGCAGTCTGAGTTTAAAGCGACGCCATTTATCATGGTAACCAGCCGCGGCGATAAAGATAATGTTGTGCAAGCAATCCAGTCTGGAGTGAGTGATTACATTGGTAAGCCTTTCACTCAAGAGCAATTAAGCACTAAAGTCACTAAAGCTCTATCGCGCAGTGGTCGCTTAGCTGCTTTGAGTGCCTCGGCCCCCAATAAGCACTTAAGCACAGGCGTGGCCAATGATTCATTGTCTGCTTTAACTGCCCATCAGGCACCCGCAGTGCCAACACCAACCGCAGCGGCCAAAGCGCCTGCCAGCTCGCCTTTATTAGCGCCTGCAGCACCGGTAGCAGCTGCGGCTTCGTCTAGTGGTGCTTTGCGCGGTCAAGGACAGGCTCGATTACGGCTGTCCAATGGTGAGTTTGCTTGCGTGATTAAAGCCTTAAGCCTTAAAGAAGCATTACTGGTGGTGAAACGCAGCGATAATCTGCCGCAAGTGCTGGATAGTGCTGTGCTGGATTTAGAGCAAGGTGAAGAGGCAGAAATCGCTCGTCTTAATGCTTATGTGCATAGCGTCAGTGCTTTAGAAGCACGTCCAGACAGTGAGTGGTTACAAATAGCCTGCCGTTTTGTTGATAGCGATCCGAAAAAACTCGATTATCTATCTCGGCTGATTGCGCGAGGAACAGCGCAGCGGCATTTCAGTCCTAGTGCCTAG
- a CDS encoding peptidoglycan DD-metalloendopeptidase family protein — protein sequence MSKKLLFLTWLLLSGYSHAFTVYKYTDENGVVTYTDKAKAGAQVFVFNDRMVERIEDDVKLETLKHAAGETLLVHNNLYAPVEIELTLEEQANLAGGFKQPVRWVLPPRSHIRLLTLAPKDSAQPLQYKPKLRHALGDPRLLPTTSKYPLPWRGGPFRLTQGPNGKYSHFTPKGRYALDIAMPEGTPIVAARAGVVVKTENQQTGRGTNPAGNFVRILHDDGTMGVYLHLQRGSVSVVEGQRVAQGSLLARSGNTGNSTGPHLHFVVQRNVGLAVESIPFDFNQPVNSLPHFAVGGE from the coding sequence ATGAGCAAAAAACTCCTTTTTTTAACATGGCTGCTGCTAAGTGGCTACAGCCATGCCTTTACGGTGTACAAATACACCGATGAAAATGGTGTGGTCACTTATACCGACAAGGCCAAGGCTGGTGCGCAGGTTTTTGTTTTTAATGACCGCATGGTTGAGCGTATCGAAGATGACGTAAAACTTGAAACCCTGAAGCATGCTGCCGGTGAAACGCTCTTAGTGCACAATAATTTGTATGCACCAGTGGAGATTGAGCTGACATTAGAGGAGCAAGCTAATTTGGCCGGTGGTTTTAAGCAGCCGGTACGCTGGGTTTTGCCACCGCGCAGCCATATCCGCCTGCTTACTTTAGCGCCAAAAGATTCTGCACAGCCGTTGCAATACAAACCTAAATTACGCCATGCCCTAGGCGACCCACGACTTTTACCGACAACCAGTAAATACCCATTGCCGTGGCGCGGCGGGCCATTTCGTTTAACCCAAGGACCGAACGGAAAGTACAGTCACTTCACGCCCAAGGGACGTTACGCATTGGACATTGCGATGCCTGAAGGAACGCCAATTGTGGCCGCGCGGGCCGGTGTGGTGGTGAAAACAGAGAACCAGCAAACTGGACGAGGTACTAACCCGGCGGGCAATTTTGTCCGTATTTTGCATGATGACGGCACCATGGGTGTCTATCTGCATCTGCAAAGAGGTTCAGTTAGCGTTGTCGAGGGACAGCGTGTGGCCCAAGGCTCATTGTTGGCCCGCTCAGGTAATACCGGTAATAGCACTGGCCCGCATTTACACTTTGTGGTGCAACGCAACGTAGGTTTAGCAGTAGAGTCGATTCCGTTTGACTTTAATCAGCCGGTTAACAGCTTGCCGCATTTTGCGGTGGGCGGTGAGTGA
- a CDS encoding YifB family Mg chelatase-like AAA ATPase, translated as MSLAIMHSRAQIGVEAPAVSVEIHLTNGLPSLTIVGLPETAVRESKDRVRSAILNSALEFPRKRITLNLAPADLPKEGGRFDLAIALGLLAASAQLPGGCLDDFECLGELALSGHVRPVRGVLPAALAARDAGRALVVALANAEEACLASGLKVYAIDHLLELVAHFNQQNTLKPYQSQGLLAQPPSYPDLLEVQGQDAAKRALVVAAAGMHNLLLSGPPGTGKTLLASRLPGLLPPLTEHEALEVAAVQSMINLEPLRNLPQRPFRQPHHSASSPALVGGGSRPQPGEISLAHQGILFLDELPEFDRKVLEVLREPLESGYIVIARAHSKVRFPARFQLVAAMNPCPCGYFADPNGRCRCTQEQVQRYRNKLSGPLLDRIDLHISVARETTSLRKPKTPGLSSAQAVSQVCAARQRQLQRQGCSNAQLDLNALRQHCTLTEEDRTWLEQASERLNLSLRATHRVLKVARTLADLAASSMISREHLAEALQYRFHEQQ; from the coding sequence ATGTCACTCGCCATTATGCACAGCCGCGCCCAAATTGGTGTTGAAGCACCGGCCGTTAGCGTAGAAATTCACCTGACTAACGGCTTACCGTCGCTAACCATTGTTGGCTTACCAGAAACAGCTGTACGTGAAAGTAAAGACCGTGTGCGTAGCGCTATTTTAAACAGCGCCCTAGAGTTTCCACGCAAACGCATCACCCTTAATTTAGCACCAGCGGATCTCCCCAAAGAAGGCGGGCGCTTTGATTTAGCCATTGCCCTAGGCTTACTAGCCGCCAGCGCACAGCTACCCGGTGGTTGTCTGGATGACTTTGAATGTTTGGGTGAGCTGGCTCTCTCAGGCCATGTGCGTCCAGTGCGTGGCGTGCTCCCCGCTGCCTTAGCCGCCCGCGATGCCGGACGCGCATTGGTAGTAGCTTTAGCCAATGCCGAAGAAGCCTGCTTAGCCAGCGGCTTAAAAGTCTATGCCATAGATCATTTACTGGAGCTTGTTGCCCATTTCAACCAGCAAAACACTTTAAAACCCTATCAGTCGCAGGGTTTATTAGCACAACCACCAAGCTACCCCGACTTACTCGAGGTGCAAGGCCAAGATGCAGCCAAGCGTGCTTTGGTGGTCGCCGCGGCCGGCATGCATAATTTGCTTCTCAGTGGGCCACCGGGCACCGGCAAAACTCTTTTGGCCAGCCGCTTACCTGGCCTACTGCCGCCGCTCACGGAGCATGAGGCACTAGAAGTGGCAGCTGTGCAGTCAATGATCAACCTTGAACCACTGCGCAACTTACCGCAGCGGCCTTTTCGCCAACCGCACCACAGTGCTTCCAGTCCAGCCTTAGTCGGCGGTGGCAGCCGCCCACAACCAGGAGAAATCAGCTTAGCTCACCAAGGTATTTTATTTTTAGATGAGCTTCCGGAGTTTGACCGTAAGGTCTTGGAAGTTTTGCGTGAGCCACTCGAGTCCGGCTATATAGTGATTGCCCGAGCCCACAGCAAAGTGCGCTTTCCAGCTCGTTTTCAGCTGGTGGCAGCGATGAACCCTTGTCCCTGTGGGTACTTTGCCGACCCCAATGGGCGCTGTCGCTGTACCCAAGAGCAAGTGCAGCGCTATCGCAACAAGCTCTCGGGGCCGCTGCTGGACCGCATTGACTTACATATTAGCGTGGCCCGTGAAACCACCTCATTGCGTAAACCAAAAACACCGGGACTCAGCTCTGCACAAGCAGTTAGTCAAGTCTGTGCTGCACGGCAGCGCCAACTGCAACGGCAAGGTTGCAGTAACGCGCAATTGGATTTAAATGCCTTACGTCAGCACTGCACTCTTACAGAGGAGGACCGTACCTGGCTCGAGCAAGCCAGCGAGCGTTTAAACTTATCGCTACGGGCCACTCATCGAGTCTTAAAAGTCGCACGGACCTTGGCAGATCTGGCGGCCAGTAGCATGATTTCCCGTGAACACTTAGCTGAAGCCCTGCAATACCGTTTTCACGAGCAGCAATAA
- the ubiA gene encoding 4-hydroxybenzoate octaprenyltransferase, with the protein MYIKLLKSCNRLHPRAWDFIQLMRLDRPIGIYLLLWPTLWALWIAGDGAPSIKNTIIFVLGVIFMRSAGCAINDFADRGIDADIWRTKDRPIVTGRVSAKEALITFALLVGASFVLVLLTNTQTVYWSFLAVGLAALYPFTKRYTYYPQVALGAAYSCSILLAFSAQQGSVPAAVWLIYIANLLWTIAYDTYYAMSDREDDLKIGVKSTAVLFGDADRFIIITLQGSALFCLLLAGNNFALGGYFQLGLLAAAACFIWEFIHTRQRDAQSSLRAFLHNHWAGFCIFLGIVAHYTFAAQ; encoded by the coding sequence ATGTATATCAAACTGCTGAAATCCTGTAATCGCCTGCACCCCAGAGCTTGGGATTTTATTCAGTTAATGCGTTTGGATCGCCCCATTGGTATTTACCTTTTGTTGTGGCCAACTTTGTGGGCACTATGGATTGCAGGCGATGGCGCACCCAGCATTAAAAATACAATTATTTTTGTCCTTGGCGTAATTTTTATGCGCTCCGCTGGCTGTGCTATTAACGACTTTGCCGACCGCGGTATTGATGCTGACATTTGGCGCACTAAAGACCGCCCCATTGTCACCGGTCGAGTCAGTGCAAAAGAGGCGCTCATAACTTTTGCCCTATTGGTAGGTGCAAGTTTTGTTTTGGTGCTGCTCACTAATACGCAAACAGTTTACTGGTCGTTTCTAGCAGTGGGCCTGGCTGCTCTTTATCCATTTACTAAACGCTATACCTATTACCCACAGGTGGCGCTAGGTGCAGCGTACTCATGCAGTATTTTACTGGCTTTTAGTGCTCAGCAAGGCTCAGTGCCCGCAGCCGTTTGGCTGATTTATATTGCTAACCTGCTGTGGACCATTGCCTATGATACTTACTACGCCATGAGTGACCGTGAAGATGATTTAAAGATCGGGGTTAAATCCACGGCTGTTTTATTTGGTGACGCTGATCGCTTTATTATCATAACCCTGCAAGGCAGTGCATTATTCTGCTTACTATTAGCGGGTAATAATTTTGCCTTAGGTGGGTATTTTCAGCTGGGACTACTGGCTGCAGCCGCCTGCTTTATTTGGGAGTTTATCCATACTCGCCAGCGTGACGCACAGTCCTCTCTTCGGGCTTTCCTGCATAACCACTGGGCCGGTTTCTGTATTTTCTTAGGGATTGTTGCCCACTATACTTTCGCAGCGCAATAG
- a CDS encoding SCP2 sterol-binding domain-containing protein produces MKFRFLLWMLGRMMNKASKNNPAFQQQLQDKDLTFMLHTLDGKVARHFVIKNNRLESRSGVAQEPTFSIGFKDAAFGFATMNAKNKQLAFMQGIQDKNIQIQGNTAMVMWFQGLMKYLMPKKSKAKAN; encoded by the coding sequence ATGAAATTTCGTTTTTTACTATGGATGCTCGGCCGGATGATGAACAAGGCCAGTAAAAACAACCCAGCTTTTCAGCAGCAGCTGCAAGATAAAGATTTAACTTTTATGCTGCATACCTTGGATGGCAAGGTGGCGCGTCATTTTGTGATTAAAAATAATCGCCTAGAAAGTCGTTCAGGTGTTGCACAGGAGCCAACTTTCTCCATTGGCTTTAAAGATGCGGCCTTTGGTTTTGCCACCATGAATGCAAAGAATAAGCAGTTGGCTTTTATGCAGGGTATCCAAGATAAAAATATTCAGATCCAAGGCAACACTGCCATGGTGATGTGGTTCCAAGGTTTAATGAAATACTTAATGCCGAAGAAAAGTAAAGCAAAAGCCAACTAG